One stretch of Janibacter limosus DNA includes these proteins:
- a CDS encoding acyl-CoA dehydrogenase family protein, with protein sequence MPELQQRVEELLASHDPGTTSPADFLGAQFDAGLAWVHFPEGKGGLGIARGRQLEVDALLDVAGAPRPDVGRNSIGLGMAAPTILAFGSAEMQQRYLRPLFACTEIWCQLFSEPGAGSDLAGVATRAVPDGDEWVVDGQKVWTSGAHNADFAILLARTDTSVPKHAGMTYFVVDMTDPGVEVRPLRQITGEAEFNEVFLSGVRVHDRNRVGAVGEGWKVATTTLNNERVAIGAGNDREAGQIGLVTERWRTDPSVRTPGTHTELMRWWVETEVTRLAGERLRQGLEAGQPGPESSAMKLAFAQQAQQVSGFALELAPEEGLTYHDWTMVRPEGGSFLGHGPGYRYLRAKGNSIEGGTSEIMRNVIAERVLGLPPDHRPDKGIAFKDVPR encoded by the coding sequence ATGCCTGAGCTCCAGCAGCGGGTGGAGGAGCTCCTCGCGAGCCACGACCCCGGCACGACGTCCCCGGCGGACTTCCTCGGCGCCCAGTTCGACGCGGGCCTGGCCTGGGTCCACTTCCCGGAGGGGAAGGGGGGACTGGGCATCGCGCGCGGCCGCCAGCTCGAGGTCGACGCGCTGCTCGACGTCGCGGGCGCGCCGCGCCCCGATGTCGGCCGCAACAGCATCGGCCTGGGCATGGCCGCCCCGACGATCCTCGCCTTCGGCAGCGCGGAGATGCAGCAGCGCTACCTGCGGCCGCTCTTCGCGTGCACCGAGATCTGGTGCCAGCTCTTCAGCGAGCCGGGCGCCGGGTCGGACCTCGCGGGTGTCGCCACCCGTGCGGTGCCGGACGGTGACGAGTGGGTCGTCGACGGGCAGAAGGTGTGGACCTCCGGCGCGCACAACGCCGACTTCGCGATCCTCCTGGCCCGCACGGACACCTCGGTGCCCAAGCACGCGGGCATGACCTACTTCGTCGTCGACATGACCGACCCCGGGGTCGAGGTGCGCCCCCTTCGCCAGATCACCGGTGAGGCGGAGTTCAACGAGGTCTTCCTCAGCGGGGTGCGGGTCCACGACCGCAACCGCGTCGGTGCGGTCGGCGAGGGCTGGAAGGTCGCGACGACGACGCTCAACAACGAGCGGGTCGCCATCGGCGCGGGCAACGACCGCGAGGCCGGCCAGATCGGTCTCGTGACCGAGCGGTGGCGCACGGACCCCTCCGTGCGCACCCCCGGGACGCACACCGAGCTGATGCGCTGGTGGGTGGAGACCGAGGTGACCCGGCTCGCCGGCGAGCGCCTGCGCCAAGGGCTCGAGGCCGGCCAGCCCGGCCCCGAGAGCTCGGCGATGAAGCTCGCCTTCGCCCAGCAGGCGCAGCAGGTGAGCGGCTTCGCGCTCGAGCTCGCGCCCGAGGAGGGCCTGACCTACCACGACTGGACGATGGTCCGCCCCGAGGGCGGCTCCTTCCTCGGCCACGGCCCCGGCTACCGCTACCTGCGGGCCAAGGGCAACTCGATCGAGGGGGGCACGAGCGAGATCATGCGCAATGTCATCGCCGAGCGGGTGCTCGGCCTGCCCCCGGACCACCGCCCCGACAAGGGGATCGCCTTCAAGGACGTGCCGCGATGA
- a CDS encoding acyl-CoA dehydrogenase family protein, producing MDFTTDARTAQLQEQLTAFMAEHVYPIEEQYWAEVEAAPDRWSPPPVIEQVKEAARSQGLWNLFLPGEDGAGLTNLQYAPLCEILGRSLHIAPVATNCAAPDTGNMEVLHMFGTVEQKQRWLEPLLDGRIRSAFAMTEPRVASSDATNIETSIVRDGDEYVINGRKWYISGAMSPQAEVLIVMGKTDPSADRHKQQSMILVPRDTPGVDVRRGMKVLGYDDRDHGGHAEIDFVDVRVPASNLIGEEGAGFAIAQARLGPGRIHHCMRLIGIAERSLELMVARAASRVAFGKPLSEQGVIRDWIAESRVRIEQLRLLTLKAAWLMDTVGNKGAHTEIQAIKIAAPATVEWIVDKAVQVHGAGGLSQDFPVAEWYAQVRTLRFADGPDEVHKNALARHEIRRMTQHA from the coding sequence GTGGACTTCACGACGGACGCCAGGACCGCGCAGCTGCAGGAGCAGCTCACCGCCTTCATGGCCGAGCACGTCTACCCCATCGAGGAGCAGTACTGGGCCGAGGTCGAGGCGGCTCCCGACCGCTGGTCCCCGCCGCCGGTCATCGAGCAGGTCAAGGAGGCCGCCCGCAGCCAGGGGCTGTGGAACCTCTTCCTCCCCGGCGAGGACGGCGCCGGCCTGACCAACCTCCAGTACGCCCCGCTCTGCGAGATCCTCGGGCGCAGCCTGCACATCGCGCCGGTCGCGACCAACTGCGCCGCGCCCGACACGGGCAACATGGAGGTGCTGCACATGTTCGGCACCGTCGAGCAGAAGCAGCGGTGGCTCGAGCCCCTGCTCGACGGACGGATCCGCTCGGCCTTCGCCATGACCGAGCCGCGCGTTGCCAGCTCCGACGCGACCAACATCGAGACCTCGATCGTGCGCGACGGTGACGAGTACGTCATCAACGGCCGCAAGTGGTACATCTCGGGCGCGATGAGCCCGCAGGCCGAGGTCCTCATCGTCATGGGCAAGACCGACCCCTCGGCCGATCGCCACAAGCAGCAGTCGATGATCCTCGTGCCGCGGGACACCCCGGGTGTCGACGTGCGTCGGGGGATGAAGGTCCTCGGCTACGACGACCGCGACCACGGTGGCCACGCCGAGATCGACTTCGTCGACGTGCGCGTCCCGGCGAGCAACCTCATCGGCGAGGAGGGTGCCGGCTTCGCCATCGCCCAGGCCCGCCTCGGCCCGGGCCGGATCCACCACTGCATGCGACTCATCGGCATCGCCGAGCGCTCCCTCGAGCTGATGGTCGCGCGCGCGGCCAGCCGGGTGGCCTTCGGCAAGCCGCTGTCGGAGCAGGGCGTCATCCGCGACTGGATCGCCGAGTCCCGGGTGCGGATCGAGCAGCTGCGGCTGCTGACCCTCAAGGCCGCGTGGCTCATGGACACCGTGGGCAACAAGGGCGCGCACACCGAGATCCAGGCGATCAAGATCGCCGCCCCGGCGACTGTGGAGTGGATCGTCGACAAGGCGGTCCAGGTGCACGGCGCCGGCGGCCTGAGCCAGGACTTCCCCGTCGCGGAGTGGTACGCGCAGGTGCGCACGCTGCGCTTCGCCGACGGCCCCGACGAGGTGCACAAGAACGCCCTCGCCCGTCACGAGATCCGGAGGATGACCCAGCATGCCTGA
- a CDS encoding class I adenylate-forming enzyme family protein encodes MTNGTSLIWRWADETPDALALREGERSWTFAQLRDDIRAAAAQLAGRGVRAGERVLVVVPTSAEFVLTYHAVLALGATAVTVNPLCTRRELEHFVRDAGCSFALGWHEGSEAVTATAAAEGFDVWLLEPGCVAPGDGPEPVAVDTDDAAVLLYTSGTTGAPKGAVLTHGNLLSCGEALAEALDLTPQDRMGTALPLFHVFGQSAVMFTAYSAGGSLSLLRPFDPDALLRMAAEQQLTGLAGVPTMWNAMLHADTDVTAEDLSHLRLACSGGAALPLQIAKAFRERFGALVLDGYGLSETAGASTFNRAIFPRKEMSVGRALPGSKLAILDEDRAQLPPGEVGEVAISGPFVMREYWRRPEATEAVRHGEWFLTGDIGRMDEDGDLWIVDRMKDLVIRGGYNVYPREIEEVLYSHPDVREVAVIGVPDERLGEEIAAVITPQPGTTVEPTVLRAWLEERLAAYKVPRIYRLMEELPKGPTGKILKRGIDRSDIASTGERPTRAATPTT; translated from the coding sequence ATGACCAACGGCACCAGCCTGATCTGGCGCTGGGCCGACGAGACGCCCGACGCGCTCGCCCTGCGCGAGGGGGAGCGCTCGTGGACCTTCGCGCAGCTGCGCGACGACATCCGCGCCGCTGCCGCGCAGCTGGCGGGCCGCGGCGTGCGTGCGGGCGAGCGCGTCCTCGTCGTCGTGCCGACGAGCGCCGAGTTCGTCCTGACCTACCACGCGGTCCTTGCGCTCGGTGCGACCGCGGTGACGGTCAACCCGCTGTGCACCCGACGCGAGCTCGAGCACTTCGTCCGTGACGCAGGCTGCTCCTTCGCGCTCGGCTGGCACGAGGGCTCCGAGGCCGTCACGGCCACGGCCGCGGCGGAGGGCTTCGACGTGTGGCTCCTCGAGCCCGGCTGCGTCGCGCCCGGTGACGGACCCGAGCCGGTCGCCGTCGACACCGACGATGCGGCCGTGCTGCTCTACACCTCCGGCACCACCGGCGCACCCAAGGGCGCGGTCCTCACCCACGGCAACCTGCTCTCCTGCGGTGAGGCCCTGGCCGAGGCGCTCGACCTGACGCCGCAGGACCGGATGGGCACCGCCCTTCCCCTCTTCCACGTCTTCGGTCAGTCGGCCGTGATGTTCACGGCCTACAGCGCCGGCGGCTCGCTGTCCCTGCTGCGTCCCTTCGACCCGGACGCGCTGCTGCGGATGGCCGCCGAGCAGCAGCTCACCGGGCTCGCGGGCGTGCCGACGATGTGGAACGCCATGCTGCACGCCGACACGGACGTCACCGCGGAGGACCTCTCGCACCTGCGCCTGGCCTGCTCGGGCGGCGCCGCCCTTCCCCTGCAGATCGCCAAGGCCTTCCGCGAGCGCTTCGGCGCCCTCGTCCTCGACGGCTACGGCCTGAGCGAGACGGCGGGCGCGTCGACCTTCAACCGGGCGATCTTCCCCCGCAAGGAGATGAGCGTCGGGCGGGCCCTGCCCGGCAGCAAGCTGGCGATCCTCGACGAGGACCGCGCCCAGCTGCCACCCGGTGAGGTCGGCGAGGTGGCGATCAGCGGCCCCTTCGTCATGCGTGAGTACTGGAGGCGGCCCGAGGCCACCGAGGCCGTGCGCCACGGCGAGTGGTTCCTCACCGGCGACATCGGCCGGATGGACGAGGACGGCGACCTGTGGATCGTCGACCGGATGAAGGACCTCGTCATCCGCGGCGGCTACAACGTCTACCCGCGTGAGATCGAGGAGGTCCTCTACAGCCACCCCGACGTCCGCGAGGTCGCCGTCATCGGCGTCCCCGACGAGCGGCTCGGCGAGGAGATCGCTGCCGTCATCACGCCGCAGCCCGGCACGACCGTCGAGCCGACGGTGCTGCGTGCCTGGCTCGAGGAGCGGCTGGCGGCCTACAAGGTCCCGCGGATCTACCGGCTCATGGAGGAGCTGCCCAAGGGACCGACCGGCAAGATCCTCAAGCGCGGGATCGACCGGAGCGACATCGCGAGCACCGGTGAGCGGCCCACCCGGGCCGCCACCCCCACCACCTGA
- a CDS encoding SDR family oxidoreductase, with protein MATAMQVKDKVAVVTGAAGGIGAALAEALLEAGARVVVSDIDEQRLTATADRIGAVAVAGDASSEECIAAMIAAAEEHFGPVDIFFANAGVGDGAGLAATDDQWQLALDVNLLAHVRAARQLVPGWVQRGSGYFVSTASAAGLLTQIGSATYSVTKHGAVGFAEWLAVTYGDDGIGVSCLCPMGVDTDMLRSGMTSGGGEGGKVAAAAVTQAGEVLAPRDVADQVLAAVAEGTFLVTPHTHVREFLRRKVDDQDRWIHGMQRYQRQLKGDVR; from the coding sequence ATGGCCACCGCGATGCAGGTCAAGGACAAGGTCGCCGTCGTCACCGGCGCTGCCGGCGGCATCGGCGCGGCGCTCGCGGAGGCCCTGCTCGAGGCGGGGGCCCGGGTCGTCGTCTCCGACATCGACGAGCAGCGCCTGACGGCCACCGCCGATCGGATCGGCGCCGTCGCCGTGGCGGGGGATGCCTCGAGCGAGGAGTGCATCGCCGCGATGATCGCGGCCGCCGAGGAGCACTTCGGCCCGGTCGACATCTTCTTCGCCAACGCCGGCGTCGGCGACGGCGCCGGCCTCGCGGCCACCGACGACCAGTGGCAGCTCGCCCTGGACGTCAACCTGCTCGCCCACGTGCGCGCGGCCCGCCAGCTCGTCCCGGGCTGGGTCCAGCGGGGGAGTGGCTACTTCGTCTCCACCGCCTCTGCCGCAGGCCTGCTGACCCAGATCGGCTCGGCCACCTACTCGGTGACCAAGCACGGCGCGGTCGGCTTCGCCGAGTGGCTCGCGGTCACCTACGGCGACGACGGGATCGGGGTCAGCTGCCTGTGCCCGATGGGCGTCGACACCGACATGCTGCGCTCGGGCATGACCTCCGGGGGTGGCGAAGGGGGCAAGGTGGCCGCCGCAGCCGTCACCCAGGCAGGCGAGGTGCTCGCCCCGCGCGATGTCGCCGACCAGGTGCTCGCCGCCGTCGCCGAGGGGACCTTCCTCGTCACGCCGCACACCCACGTGCGCGAGTTCCTGCGCCGCAAGGTCGACGACCAGGACCGCTGGATCCACGGCATGCAGCGCTACCAGCGCCAGCTGAAGGGGGACGTGCGATGA
- a CDS encoding SDR family oxidoreductase, whose amino-acid sequence MTTDQQRVAVVTGAARGIGAGVARRLAADGMAVAVLDLDESACAPVVEEITAAGGRALAVGADVSDAEQVEAAVRRIADELGAPTVLVNNAGIIRDNLIFKMSVEDWDAVMAVHLRGAFLMTKACQAFMTQERYGRIVNLSSTSAQGNRGQTNYSAAKAGMQGFTKTLAIELGKFGVTANAIAPGFIETEMTAETAARIGISFEELKSAASAQAAVARTGRPEDIAHAVSFFVSEGAGFTTGQVLYVAGGPCD is encoded by the coding sequence ATGACCACTGACCAGCAGCGCGTCGCCGTCGTCACCGGCGCGGCCCGAGGCATCGGCGCGGGTGTCGCCCGCCGTCTCGCCGCCGACGGGATGGCCGTCGCCGTCCTCGACCTCGACGAGTCGGCCTGTGCGCCGGTCGTCGAGGAGATCACCGCGGCCGGGGGCCGGGCCCTCGCGGTCGGCGCCGACGTGTCCGACGCCGAGCAGGTCGAGGCGGCCGTCCGGCGGATCGCCGACGAGCTCGGCGCGCCGACCGTGCTGGTCAACAACGCCGGCATCATCCGCGACAACCTCATCTTCAAGATGAGCGTCGAGGACTGGGACGCCGTCATGGCGGTGCACCTGCGCGGCGCCTTCCTCATGACCAAGGCCTGCCAGGCATTCATGACCCAGGAGCGGTACGGCCGCATCGTCAACCTGTCGTCGACGTCGGCGCAGGGCAACCGCGGCCAGACCAACTACTCGGCCGCCAAGGCCGGCATGCAGGGCTTCACCAAGACCCTGGCCATCGAGCTCGGCAAGTTCGGCGTGACGGCCAATGCCATCGCCCCCGGGTTCATCGAGACCGAGATGACCGCCGAGACCGCGGCCCGCATCGGCATCAGCTTCGAGGAGCTGAAGTCGGCTGCCTCCGCGCAGGCAGCCGTGGCCCGCACCGGGCGCCCCGAGGACATCGCCCACGCCGTGTCCTTCTTCGTCAGCGAGGGCGCCGGCTTCACGACCGGTCAGGTGCTCTACGTCGCCGGCGGGCCCTGCGACTGA
- a CDS encoding MaoC family dehydratase: MTQTAQHRPTSVQDLKDLVGVELGPTQWHVVDQAAIDGFADITGDHQWIHVDPAKAADSPFGSTIAHGLYSLSRTPAFFEELMAFDGFTHSLNYGYDRIRFIHPLPVDSRIRMRAEVTQVEETSPGQVNVVTKLTVEADGIDKPIVVANSIGRFSV, translated from the coding sequence GTGACCCAGACCGCACAGCACCGCCCCACCTCCGTCCAGGACCTCAAGGACCTCGTCGGCGTCGAGCTCGGACCCACGCAGTGGCATGTCGTCGACCAGGCCGCGATCGACGGGTTCGCCGACATCACGGGCGACCACCAGTGGATCCACGTCGACCCCGCCAAGGCGGCGGACTCCCCCTTCGGCTCGACGATCGCGCACGGGCTCTACAGCCTCTCGCGCACGCCCGCCTTCTTCGAGGAGCTGATGGCCTTCGACGGCTTCACCCACTCGCTCAACTACGGCTACGACCGCATCCGCTTCATCCACCCGCTGCCGGTCGACTCACGGATCCGCATGCGCGCCGAGGTCACGCAGGTCGAGGAGACCTCCCCCGGCCAGGTCAACGTCGTGACCAAGCTGACCGTCGAGGCCGACGGCATCGACAAGCCGATCGTGGTGGCCAACTCGATCGGCCGATTCAGCGTCTGA
- a CDS encoding thioesterase family protein translates to MSVEQLPGVEEIAQVPAALQVVAGPEWEDGNGHVNVAHFYGLHLRAAEAALQRIGVDDDYRTSRRLGVFSMEQHLRFLHEVHIGEELSAHVRWLDRGDKVFHGISVVVNRTTGQIANTLEVLEGHVDLVARRATPFPADIADRIDEAVAAHRGLSWQLPLSGAIGVRR, encoded by the coding sequence ATGAGCGTCGAGCAGCTCCCCGGCGTCGAGGAGATCGCGCAGGTCCCCGCGGCGCTCCAGGTCGTCGCCGGCCCCGAGTGGGAGGACGGCAACGGCCACGTCAACGTCGCCCACTTCTACGGTCTGCACCTGCGCGCGGCCGAGGCGGCGCTGCAGCGGATCGGGGTGGACGACGACTACCGCACGAGCCGTCGCCTGGGTGTCTTCAGCATGGAGCAGCACCTGCGCTTCCTCCACGAGGTGCACATCGGCGAGGAGCTCTCGGCGCACGTGCGGTGGCTGGACCGTGGGGACAAGGTCTTCCACGGCATCTCCGTCGTCGTCAACCGCACGACCGGGCAGATCGCCAACACCCTCGAGGTGCTCGAGGGACACGTCGACCTCGTCGCGCGGCGCGCCACCCCCTTCCCCGCGGACATCGCCGATCGCATCGACGAGGCGGTCGCCGCCCACCGCGGCCTGTCCTGGCAACTGCCGCTGAGCGGCGCGATCGGCGTACGCCGCTGA
- a CDS encoding NADPH:quinone oxidoreductase family protein translates to MRAIHISSLDGPEAVEVVEIADPSDDRMVTIDVKAAGVAFPELLQTRGLYQLKPDLPFVPGAEVAGVVSAAPEGSGLSVGDRVAALSLLGGFAEKALARPDLTFALPDEVSFEEAASFTFNYATVYFALVERGGLVEGETVLVHGAAGGIGTAAIQMAKAFGASKVIGVVSTEAKGEIARAAGADEVVMADGFLEAVGKASVDIVVDPVGGDRFTDSLRTLREHGRLLVIGFTAGSIPEVKVNRLLLNNISVVGVGWGAFAMSRPGHVGKEWAAMLPHLRSGALRPIVGATHRLEDAATAIASLEGRTVTGKVVLVP, encoded by the coding sequence ATGCGCGCCATCCACATCTCCTCCCTCGACGGCCCCGAGGCGGTCGAGGTCGTCGAGATCGCCGACCCCTCCGACGACCGGATGGTGACGATCGACGTCAAGGCCGCCGGGGTCGCCTTCCCCGAGCTGCTGCAGACCCGGGGGCTCTACCAGCTGAAGCCGGACCTCCCCTTCGTCCCGGGGGCCGAGGTCGCCGGTGTCGTCTCCGCCGCCCCCGAGGGCAGCGGTCTGTCCGTCGGTGACCGGGTCGCCGCGCTGAGCCTCCTCGGTGGCTTCGCCGAGAAGGCGCTCGCCCGACCCGACCTGACCTTCGCGCTGCCCGACGAGGTCTCCTTCGAGGAGGCTGCGTCCTTCACCTTCAACTACGCGACCGTCTACTTCGCGCTCGTCGAGCGGGGTGGCCTGGTCGAGGGGGAGACCGTCCTCGTCCACGGCGCTGCCGGTGGCATCGGGACCGCGGCCATCCAGATGGCCAAGGCCTTCGGGGCGAGCAAGGTCATCGGGGTCGTCTCCACCGAGGCGAAGGGGGAGATCGCCCGGGCCGCAGGTGCGGACGAGGTCGTCATGGCCGACGGCTTCCTCGAGGCGGTCGGCAAGGCCAGCGTCGACATCGTCGTCGACCCGGTCGGCGGCGACCGCTTCACCGACTCGCTGCGGACCCTGCGCGAGCACGGCCGGCTGCTCGTCATCGGCTTCACCGCCGGGTCGATCCCGGAGGTCAAGGTCAACCGGCTGCTGCTCAACAACATCTCGGTCGTCGGCGTCGGGTGGGGAGCCTTCGCGATGTCCCGTCCCGGCCACGTGGGCAAGGAGTGGGCGGCCATGCTGCCGCACCTGCGCAGCGGAGCGCTGCGGCCGATCGTCGGCGCCACCCACCGACTCGAGGACGCCGCCACGGCGATCGCCTCGCTCGAGGGGCGCACCGTCACCGGCAAGGTCGTGCTGGTGCCATGA
- a CDS encoding NADP-dependent oxidoreductase encodes MTRTSQEIRLAARPQGRPDASTWELATTEVPDPAPGEFLVEMQQVSLDPAMRGWLNDVRSYLPPVKIGAVMRAFGAGTVIASQHDDFAVGDVVSGTFGVREYAISSGKGVERLDLDVAPMSTWLGALGMPGMTAWFGLEDVGRAKAGDTVLVSAAAGAVGSTVAQLAKAKGCRVIGVAGGPDKVAWLRELGLDEVIDRREGDLLRQVRKAAPDGVDVYFDNVGGELLDAALANLAHGARVVVCGAISTYNDETLAEGPRRYMALLVFRASMQGFVVMDYADRYPEAIAGISELIGDGRLEATETILEGGIAAFPDALLGLFDGVNTGKLLLQL; translated from the coding sequence ATGACCCGGACCTCGCAGGAGATCCGCCTCGCCGCCCGCCCGCAGGGCCGCCCCGACGCCAGCACCTGGGAGCTCGCGACGACGGAGGTGCCCGACCCCGCTCCGGGGGAGTTCCTCGTCGAGATGCAGCAGGTCTCCCTCGACCCGGCCATGCGTGGCTGGCTCAACGACGTGCGCTCCTACCTCCCGCCGGTCAAGATCGGCGCCGTCATGCGTGCCTTCGGTGCCGGGACCGTCATCGCCTCGCAGCACGACGACTTCGCCGTCGGTGACGTCGTGAGCGGGACCTTCGGCGTGCGTGAGTACGCCATCTCCAGCGGGAAGGGGGTGGAGCGCCTCGACCTCGACGTCGCCCCGATGAGCACCTGGCTCGGTGCCCTGGGCATGCCGGGCATGACCGCATGGTTCGGCCTCGAGGACGTGGGTCGGGCCAAGGCGGGGGACACCGTGCTCGTCTCGGCCGCTGCCGGCGCCGTCGGCAGCACCGTCGCCCAGCTGGCCAAGGCCAAGGGCTGCCGGGTCATCGGCGTCGCCGGAGGCCCGGACAAGGTCGCCTGGCTGCGCGAGCTCGGCCTCGACGAGGTCATCGACCGTCGCGAGGGCGACCTGCTGCGGCAGGTGCGCAAGGCCGCGCCCGACGGGGTCGACGTGTACTTCGACAATGTCGGCGGCGAGCTGCTCGACGCCGCCCTGGCCAACCTCGCCCACGGCGCCCGGGTCGTCGTCTGCGGCGCCATCTCGACCTACAACGACGAGACGCTCGCCGAGGGCCCGCGTCGGTACATGGCCCTGCTCGTCTTCCGCGCCAGCATGCAAGGCTTCGTCGTCATGGACTACGCCGACCGGTACCCCGAGGCGATCGCCGGTATCTCCGAGCTGATCGGGGACGGCCGCCTCGAGGCCACCGAGACCATCCTCGAGGGCGGCATCGCCGCCTTCCCCGACGCCCTGCTCGGCCTCTTCGACGGGGTCAACACCGGCAAGCTCCTCCTCCAGCTGTGA
- a CDS encoding SDR family oxidoreductase — translation MDIPALFSLDARVALVTGGSRGIGRMITEGLLNQGATVYITARKEEACRATAAELSEQFGEGRCVALPGDVSTTAGIAALLEDLGQHESHLDILVNNAGAAWGEPFDTFPESGWDKVMDLNVKAPFFLTQAAKGLLLAGRERGGHLAKVINIASIDGLSLNPMETYSYHASKAGVVHLTKRMAVTLAPEGIVVSAIAPGAFASNMNKEARDHGDEISAAIPSGRIGRPEDMAAAAVYLASDAGDYVVGSTLTVDGGVTIAR, via the coding sequence ATGGACATCCCTGCCCTCTTCTCCCTGGACGCACGCGTCGCCCTCGTGACCGGCGGCTCCCGCGGCATCGGCCGGATGATCACCGAGGGCCTGCTCAACCAGGGCGCGACGGTCTACATCACCGCCCGCAAGGAGGAGGCCTGCCGCGCGACGGCCGCCGAGCTGTCCGAGCAGTTCGGCGAAGGGCGTTGTGTCGCGCTGCCCGGCGACGTCTCGACGACCGCCGGCATCGCCGCGCTGCTCGAGGACCTCGGCCAGCACGAGAGCCACCTCGACATCCTCGTCAACAACGCGGGGGCGGCCTGGGGCGAGCCCTTCGACACCTTCCCCGAGAGCGGGTGGGACAAGGTCATGGACCTCAACGTCAAGGCGCCGTTCTTCCTCACCCAGGCCGCCAAGGGCCTGCTGCTCGCCGGCCGTGAGCGCGGTGGCCACCTCGCCAAGGTCATCAACATCGCCTCCATCGACGGGCTCTCGCTCAACCCGATGGAGACGTACTCGTACCACGCGAGCAAGGCGGGCGTCGTGCACCTGACCAAGCGGATGGCGGTGACGCTCGCCCCCGAGGGCATCGTCGTCAGCGCGATCGCCCCCGGCGCCTTCGCCTCGAACATGAACAAGGAGGCGCGCGACCACGGCGACGAGATCTCCGCCGCGATCCCCTCCGGCCGGATCGGCCGCCCCGAGGACATGGCCGCCGCAGCCGTCTACCTCGCCTCCGACGCCGGCGACTACGTCGTCGGCAGCACCCTCACCGTCGACGGCGGGGTCACCATCGCCCGCTGA
- a CDS encoding VOC family protein yields the protein MASELTALTFGTPDPRRPALFWGELLGQSVTTERAAPALTPHPEVGFSLRFVPMADERWGPNQMHPDLLPTSLDEQASAVERALRLGARHLDVGQGDADHVVLADPDGNELCVLEPGGSFLAGCPFFSSLSGDGLAQVGHFWRDALAWDVVWDQDGETAIQSPAGGPKLTWGGEPVHRKGGRNRLHLDLTPCDGSSSHDEVERLLALGASRVAAGCADAEGLADPGGNEFCVVG from the coding sequence ATGGCTTCCGAGTTGACCGCCCTCACCTTCGGCACCCCCGACCCTCGGCGTCCCGCGCTCTTCTGGGGTGAGTTGCTCGGCCAGTCCGTCACGACCGAGCGCGCCGCACCAGCGCTGACGCCGCATCCTGAGGTGGGGTTCAGCCTCAGGTTCGTGCCGATGGCTGACGAGAGGTGGGGACCGAACCAGATGCACCCCGACCTGTTGCCGACCTCGCTCGACGAGCAGGCGTCCGCGGTGGAGCGAGCCCTCCGGCTCGGGGCCCGCCACCTCGACGTCGGCCAGGGGGACGCCGACCACGTCGTCCTCGCCGATCCCGACGGCAACGAGCTGTGCGTGCTCGAGCCCGGCGGCAGCTTCCTCGCCGGCTGCCCGTTCTTCAGCTCGTTGTCCGGCGACGGTCTCGCGCAGGTCGGCCACTTCTGGCGCGACGCCCTCGCCTGGGACGTGGTCTGGGACCAGGACGGCGAGACCGCCATCCAGTCACCCGCCGGCGGTCCCAAGCTCACCTGGGGCGGCGAACCCGTGCACCGCAAGGGTGGGCGCAACCGGCTCCACCTCGACCTCACGCCCTGCGACGGGTCGAGCAGCCACGACGAGGTCGAGCGCCTGCTGGCACTCGGGGCCTCGCGTGTCGCGGCCGGTTGCGCAGACGCTGAGGGCCTGGCCGACCCCGGCGGCAACGAGTTCTGCGTGGTGGGGTGA